The following proteins are co-located in the Halococcus agarilyticus genome:
- a CDS encoding SMP-30/gluconolactonase/LRE family protein produces the protein MSPECVLDIRCEVGEGPLWHPGENVIYFVDIPQGHLHRYDATANDHERVREGSRIGGFTIQKDGSLLLFEDCGMVTVWNKGEESTILTEIPEEADSRFNDVVADSRGRVYAGTLPPNGRLYRFETDGRFRSLIENVDISNGLEFIPDQNGIYYTETKAQTIWQFDYNPESGDLVNRQPFASTIGTPGNPDGLTVDAEGYVWSARWNGGCVVRHHPENGSIVNRVDFPARKVSAITFGGSNYSDAYVTTALAGNDRDIEGKGAGGLFRFSPDVGGTPPLRSAIGLERDV, from the coding sequence ATGAGTCCTGAATGCGTGTTGGATATTCGATGTGAGGTGGGAGAAGGCCCTCTTTGGCACCCTGGTGAGAATGTCATTTACTTCGTAGATATCCCGCAAGGACATCTTCATCGATACGATGCCACTGCAAACGATCATGAACGAGTCCGAGAAGGATCTCGAATTGGCGGATTCACTATACAGAAGGATGGATCGCTACTACTTTTCGAAGATTGTGGTATGGTTACTGTTTGGAATAAAGGCGAAGAGAGCACTATTTTGACCGAGATTCCCGAGGAAGCCGATTCTCGATTCAATGATGTAGTGGCGGATTCGAGAGGACGAGTATACGCCGGAACTCTCCCGCCAAATGGACGTTTATACCGATTTGAGACCGATGGTCGCTTTCGATCACTGATTGAAAACGTAGACATTTCTAATGGTTTGGAATTCATCCCTGACCAGAATGGTATTTACTATACTGAAACAAAGGCTCAAACCATCTGGCAATTCGACTATAATCCCGAAAGTGGAGATCTTGTGAATCGCCAACCGTTCGCCTCAACCATTGGGACACCAGGAAATCCGGATGGTCTCACCGTCGACGCTGAAGGGTATGTCTGGTCAGCACGGTGGAACGGTGGTTGTGTCGTGCGTCACCATCCAGAGAACGGCAGTATCGTTAACCGTGTCGATTTTCCGGCAAGGAAGGTTTCCGCAATCACATTCGGAGGGTCAAACTACTCGGATGCATACGTGACTACCGCTTTGGCTGGCAACGATAGAGATATTGAAGGGAAAGGTGCAGGCGGACTTTTCCGATTCTCGCCTGATGTCGGTGGAACCCCTCCTCTTCGGTCAGCAATTGGTCTTGAACGAGACGTATGA
- a CDS encoding aldehyde dehydrogenase family protein gives MATVLKMHTERPYIDGEWESGDGVIEVSDLAEGGVFARITATSPLQAEAALDAAEGAQPAMAASTIPERVAWLEAIAAGLRDRKDELADVIVREAGKPIASARGEVESAAERFERAVEEARGLKGEFRPGATAGHEGWEAITKPEPRGTVLCITPYNYPLSTTALQVAPALAAGNSVVLKPASKTPVSAAILTDVIASTDVPAGGFNFVPGHGSSIGDVLAGSEQIDAIAMTGSSGAGEHVARQSGIVHLHMELGGNAPAIIFPDADLDEATAACAKGGLKYAGQRCSAISRVLVHESIHDDLVERIESEMDGYPTGDLFDEETALGPLISDDQADWVEELVTDATDRGAEIVRGGGRSGQTFEPTLLGGVPESARLVAEEQFGPVIPVTTFADEDHAIEIANGTDLALDGCVFTTEYDRALRVAERIDAGAVRINGAPSHGLGDIPFGGNEDSGIGREGIGTSIEGFTRYKSIVL, from the coding sequence ATGGCTACCGTGTTGAAGATGCACACTGAACGCCCCTACATCGACGGGGAGTGGGAGAGCGGCGACGGCGTCATCGAAGTGAGCGATCTCGCCGAAGGTGGCGTGTTCGCCCGGATCACCGCCACGAGCCCGCTCCAGGCCGAAGCAGCGCTCGATGCAGCCGAGGGTGCGCAGCCGGCGATGGCTGCGTCGACAATCCCCGAGCGGGTTGCGTGGCTCGAAGCCATCGCCGCAGGCCTGCGCGACCGGAAGGACGAACTCGCGGACGTGATCGTTCGTGAGGCGGGAAAGCCGATCGCGAGCGCGCGCGGCGAAGTCGAATCGGCTGCCGAGCGATTCGAGCGCGCGGTCGAGGAAGCCCGAGGACTAAAGGGCGAGTTCCGGCCGGGAGCGACCGCCGGGCACGAGGGTTGGGAGGCAATCACCAAGCCCGAACCCCGCGGAACCGTGCTCTGCATCACGCCGTACAACTATCCGCTCTCGACGACCGCGCTTCAGGTTGCGCCCGCGCTCGCGGCCGGCAACAGCGTTGTGCTCAAACCCGCGAGCAAGACTCCCGTGAGCGCCGCGATCCTGACCGACGTCATCGCGTCGACCGACGTTCCGGCGGGCGGGTTCAACTTCGTTCCGGGACATGGAAGTTCGATCGGCGACGTGCTCGCCGGTTCGGAGCAGATCGATGCGATCGCGATGACCGGTTCGTCGGGCGCAGGCGAACACGTCGCCCGCCAGAGTGGGATCGTGCACCTCCACATGGAGCTCGGCGGGAACGCCCCCGCGATCATCTTCCCCGACGCCGACCTCGACGAAGCCACCGCGGCGTGTGCGAAGGGCGGTCTCAAGTACGCCGGCCAGCGGTGTTCGGCGATCAGCCGCGTCCTAGTCCACGAGTCGATCCACGACGATCTCGTCGAACGGATCGAGAGCGAGATGGACGGGTATCCGACGGGTGATCTTTTCGACGAGGAAACGGCGCTGGGGCCGCTCATCAGCGACGACCAGGCTGACTGGGTGGAGGAGCTCGTCACCGACGCCACCGATCGGGGTGCCGAGATCGTTCGCGGCGGCGGGCGCAGTGGACAAACGTTCGAGCCGACGTTGCTCGGCGGCGTTCCGGAGAGCGCACGCCTCGTCGCCGAGGAGCAGTTCGGTCCCGTGATCCCGGTGACGACGTTCGCCGACGAGGACCACGCCATCGAGATCGCCAACGGGACCGATCTCGCGCTCGACGGCTGCGTCTTTACTACTGAGTACGACCGTGCGCTCCGGGTCGCCGAGCGGATCGACGCCGGCGCAGTACGAATCAACGGCGCACCCTCCCACGGTCTCGGGGACATCCCGTTCGGCGGAAACGAGGACTCGGGCATCGGCCGCGAGGGTATCGGCACGAGTATCGAAGGGTTCACTCGATACAAGAGTATCGTGCTCTAA
- a CDS encoding phosphoenolpyruvate carboxylase: MTLHNRTVERDVRELGALVGDVLEAQTSTDAFETVEELRTTAIDYRDGERDSRDALDRTLRGLEPETAVTVARAFTTYFEMVNLAEERERVRAIRTASQEGSLADSLSAAVESLADRDPAVVERILGDVLIEPTFTA; this comes from the coding sequence ATGACGCTACACAATCGCACGGTTGAGCGGGACGTTCGGGAGCTCGGCGCGCTGGTCGGTGACGTTCTCGAAGCGCAGACCTCGACCGACGCGTTCGAGACGGTCGAGGAGCTCCGCACCACCGCGATCGACTACCGCGACGGCGAGCGCGACTCGCGCGACGCCCTCGATCGCACGCTGCGCGGCCTCGAACCCGAGACCGCGGTCACGGTCGCGCGCGCGTTCACGACGTACTTCGAGATGGTGAACCTCGCCGAGGAGCGCGAACGCGTCCGCGCGATCCGGACCGCCTCCCAGGAGGGATCGCTCGCCGACAGTTTGAGCGCCGCCGTCGAGAGTCTCGCCGACCGCGACCCCGCGGTCGTCGAACGGATCCTCGGGGACGTGCTGATCGAGCCGACCTTCACCGCTCA